The Deltaproteobacteria bacterium nucleotide sequence ATTTAAACATCGTCAAAGGCCTACGCATCGGTGCCGCACCCGGCGTTAATCTGAGCCTCGGCAAAATGCTCGTCGAAGCGGGCATCGATCCGGAAAAAAACAACGTGCAGATCATGCCGATCCCCGGCGCCGCCGGACCTAACGTGTCTTTCGGTTTGTCAGCGGCCAAGGCACTCGAAGAAGGCAAGCTCGATGGTTTCTGGGCCAATGGTATGGGCTGCGAAGTGGCACTGCGCCGCGGCGTCGGCACCATGGTGCTCGACGTGCGCCGCGGCGATGGCCCGCCGGCGGCGCGGCACTACACGTTCTCGGCGTTGGTGGCAACGGATAAGCGCATCAAAGAAGAGCCCGAAAGCTGCCGCGCCGCGATCCGCGCCGTCATGAAGGCGCACAAAGCGCTTAAGCAGGATCTCAGCCTTGCCACAGCGGTGGGCAAGAAGCGCTTTCCAGCTTCGGAAGCCGAGCTCATCGCCGAGCTGATCCGGCGCGATCTGCCCTACTACGACCCAGTGATCACCGAAGAAACGGTGGCCAACATGAATCGGTTTTCTCAAGACATCGGCCTGCTCACGGCGCCAGCGCCCTACGATCAAGTCGTCGCGACGCAGTTCCGTTCGCTGTGGACGCCCACCGGTGGGTGACGCTGGCCGTATCGGGCGGCGTAACCTTCACCGACCTTCCGAAAGCGAAGAACGGTTACAGCACACAATCGAGCATCGCGCCCAAAACCTAATCTCGCTTAAGAATGGCGCAGATCAGTACTTCTTAGACTGCGGTTGGCGATTGAAGACGCGGTCATAGAACCGAAAATCGAAAAGATCATCGGCGGATAAAGGAGTTCGCGAAAGCCCCATGGTGACCTGAAAGCGGTTATAAGTTTCGGCGCCGGCAACGAGAGCGTGGGGGCTACTTATCCAGCGAATCGCAGGCGAATCGAGGGTTTCGCGGGCCACACTCACCGGCAAAACATCAGCGCCGATTTTCCTGGAAATCAATCGTGCTGCCTCGTCCCGTTCCTCGGTCAGAAGCGCGGTCGCGCGTAAATGCAATTGCACTAGTTTCTCGGCTACATCGGGCCGTTCATCAAGCAGCGTTTGGCGCACAAACAATACCGAGCCGGGCTGGCCAGGCAGAATGTCTTTCCCCCAAGCAATAGCGCGATAGGCAGGCGAAGCTCTACGACCGAGCGTGATAATTGGCTCCACCGACACCGCGATGTCGATCTGTTTCGATTGAACGGTGCGGCGTTGCTGATCCTCGCCCATTCGCACCAGCTCCATCTCGCGGAGCGGATCCACTTGGAGCTGCTGCAACCAGTAGAGCGCCAACAAGTAAGATGTCGAACCCGCCTCAAACGTGCCAATGCGCACCCTCTGCCCGGTCCGTTTTTGATACCCCTGAAATGCCGCCCGATTCGGTCTACGCTCAAAGCCCTCGGCAAACGGATCGCGGGCGATGACAGCCACCGTGTTCATGGTGGATCCAGCGATAATTTTCGCCTTCACCCCACGGCTGACGGCCATCAACGCCGGGCCAACGCCGAAGTACGCAACGTCTAATCGCCCAGCAATGAAGGCCTGGGTCATCGGCGGTCCGGAGCGGAAACGAAACTCCTCCACGGGAAGCCCGAGTTCGCGAAACCAGCCTTTTTCGGCGGCAACGAATTCATGGGCCGATGGCAGGAGTGGCAGATAACCTACCCGGATCTTGTCTTGGGCACCGGCGGCGGACAACGCCGGCAAAACCAGGCCAAAGACCATGGCCCCGAGCAATCGCAGGAACAAATCGGCTTGGCCGCAAGACCGCATTTTGTAAGGGTATCATGTCTTGAGCGCTCTTGGCCATGTGAGCGGAACTTTATTCTGCTGCGCTAGTCTAATATTATCCAAGGTGATGCTCGTTGAGGGGATAGGCGACGCCGAATGCGTCCAACGCGTCCAACAAGGTGACACCGATTGCTTTGAAATCTTGGTGCGGCGCCACCAGAAAGCGACGTTTAACCTTCTCTTTCGCTTGCTGGGGGACTACGACGAAGCCGCGGAGGTAGCCCAAGAAGTGTTTCTCTCCGCCTATAAAGCGATCCACTCGTTTCGCGGCGACGCGAATTTTACCACTTGGCTCTATCGCATCGCATTCAACCACGCCAGCACGCGCCGGCGCAGCCTGAGCCTCTCGCAGCAGCGCTACACTCCGCTCGAAGACACCGACATTCCCAACGACAGCCTCAACGGTCCCCGTGACCCGGCCGAAGCCGCCGAACAAAAAGAAATCCAGGAACAGGTGCAACACGCGCTCAATCGGCTCGATCGCGCCGACGCAACGTTGATTCTTTTGCGCGACTTGCAGGACGTGCCCTATGAGGAAGTAGCGGCAATACTCAATATTCCCGTCGGCACGGTCAAATCGCGCCTGCACCGTGCGCGCCAAGCGTTGAAAGCTAAATTGTCTCCCTATTTTTACGCGAGCAGGAAAGCGTCATGAGATGCGAAGAAGTTCAAGAGCGGCTGTCTGAATACCTTGAAAGGCTCCTCGACTCCGGCCAGAGCAAAAGCGTCGATGGCCATCTAGCGAGTTGCCCACGTTGCACAGCCGAGTTGGCCGACTTAACCGAATGCCGGCGCCTGGTGGCAGCGTTGCCCGCGCTCGAACCGCCTGTTGGTTTCACGACTCGGGTCATGGCCCACATTCGTGAAAGCGCCGAACAACCCGGCTGGTGGCAACGGCTGTTTTTGCCTTTGCGCGCGAAACTCCCCTTACCGGCCACTGCCCTGCTGCTCGTCAGCGTGCTCTCAGTTTACCTGCTGCAGAAAGAAAATCCCCAGAAAAAACTCATCCCACCCATCGCTGCTCAGGTCGAAACCGAAGCGCTTAAGCAAGCGGGCGACGCCGCACAAGGGCTTACTGCCAACGTCCCGAGCAGTCCAAGGCTGATGTTAAGGGAGGATTCTGCTATCGCAGAAAAGATGCCTGGGCAACCGAAAGCGCTGCAAACCCCACTAGAAGATAGAGCAAAGAAAGAAGCAGCTCCGGCGCCAAAGCCAGCGCCAAATGTGAAGAGCTCGGCAGGCGCCCAGGCTGCCAGCAAGGCGGCACCTGAAACGAGAGCGCTGCCGCAGTCCGCGGCGGAAGAGAGAGCCAATCGGGTGGAATCCGCTGCGGCGGAAGCGGAGCTCCCGCCCACGCCTTCGCGACCGATCAGCGGTGCCATCGGCGTGAGCCAGCCCGCCGGTGGCCGGCCCGTGCCGGCTTCGCCTTCGATGGATGCGATCATGCAAGATCGCTCCTTGCGAGCAGCGATGCCGGAACGGGCGCGCACGGCGCCCGCCCAACCGACGGCCGATATTGAAATCGTCATCCGGCGACATCCGCAGTCCGACAGCGCCGATCTGATGCGCAAAGAATCAGCGGCACCCAATACCGGAGGCCTGGCCGCGTCGCGGGCCGCGACAGCACCGGCGCCGAGCGAACCGCTATTGCGCACCATCCCGGCCGATCAGTATGAGCAGCTCAAAAAAGAGCTGGCGTCACAGGGAACGATTCTCTCCGAGGTGCGAACCGCCAACGGACAGCCGACGACGAGTCCAACGTTAACTGTTAAGATTACCTTCGTGCCAGCGGAGGTAGCGCGCTGATTTTTCTTTTCAACCGACAAACAAAGTGAATTTGGCGCCGTTTAGGTTGGTCAGCGGCTTAGGGGTCAGCAGGCGCCGATCGCCGGAGAGAACCCGTTGGGCGATCTCCCAGTTGACCGGGGGCAGCGGATTGAGTTGCCTAATCTGATCGAGGGTAAAAAACTCCGCATGATCGGTTTCACGACCGTCGGGCCTAGGCTCGCCGCCAACGGGACGCAAGAGCAAGATCACATACATGCCATTGCCGCTCTCGGGGTCGTAGCGGCTGCGCAGGCCGAGCACCGCTTCTACTTCGGCGATGACGCCGGTTTCTTCCGC carries:
- a CDS encoding ABC transporter substrate-binding protein yields the protein MLRIAVPDLVSNSYFPIIAAVELGFFKEEGFDASVDLLFPVPKTFEALRDGQLDFVVGSAHATLLAFPNWEGAKLLCTIGKHTYWFLVIRSDLKPQHGDLNIVKGLRIGAAPGVNLSLGKMLVEAGIDPEKNNVQIMPIPGAAGPNVSFGLSAAKALEEGKLDGFWANGMGCEVALRRGVGTMVLDVRRGDGPPAARHYTFSALVATDKRIKEEPESCRAAIRAVMKAHKALKQDLSLATAVGKKRFPASEAELIAELIRRDLPYYDPVITEETVANMNRFSQDIGLLTAPAPYDQVVATQFRSLWTPTGG
- a CDS encoding sigma-70 family RNA polymerase sigma factor; the protein is MSGTLFCCASLILSKVMLVEGIGDAECVQRVQQGDTDCFEILVRRHQKATFNLLFRLLGDYDEAAEVAQEVFLSAYKAIHSFRGDANFTTWLYRIAFNHASTRRRSLSLSQQRYTPLEDTDIPNDSLNGPRDPAEAAEQKEIQEQVQHALNRLDRADATLILLRDLQDVPYEEVAAILNIPVGTVKSRLHRARQALKAKLSPYFYASRKAS
- a CDS encoding ABC transporter substrate-binding protein, giving the protein MRSCGQADLFLRLLGAMVFGLVLPALSAAGAQDKIRVGYLPLLPSAHEFVAAEKGWFRELGLPVEEFRFRSGPPMTQAFIAGRLDVAYFGVGPALMAVSRGVKAKIIAGSTMNTVAVIARDPFAEGFERRPNRAAFQGYQKRTGQRVRIGTFEAGSTSYLLALYWLQQLQVDPLREMELVRMGEDQQRRTVQSKQIDIAVSVEPIITLGRRASPAYRAIAWGKDILPGQPGSVLFVRQTLLDERPDVAEKLVQLHLRATALLTEERDEAARLISRKIGADVLPVSVARETLDSPAIRWISSPHALVAGAETYNRFQVTMGLSRTPLSADDLFDFRFYDRVFNRQPQSKKY
- a CDS encoding NUDIX domain-containing protein, with product MAIPERYNTGYNIGVGGAVVSGDKLLFIRRASRHGRGNWQLPGGFIEPDETIEQAIVREVAEETGVIAEVEAVLGLRSRYDPESGNGMYVILLLRPVGGEPRPDGRETDHAEFFTLDQIRQLNPLPPVNWEIAQRVLSGDRRLLTPKPLTNLNGAKFTLFVG
- a CDS encoding DUF2275 domain-containing protein translates to MRCEEVQERLSEYLERLLDSGQSKSVDGHLASCPRCTAELADLTECRRLVAALPALEPPVGFTTRVMAHIRESAEQPGWWQRLFLPLRAKLPLPATALLLVSVLSVYLLQKENPQKKLIPPIAAQVETEALKQAGDAAQGLTANVPSSPRLMLREDSAIAEKMPGQPKALQTPLEDRAKKEAAPAPKPAPNVKSSAGAQAASKAAPETRALPQSAAEERANRVESAAAEAELPPTPSRPISGAIGVSQPAGGRPVPASPSMDAIMQDRSLRAAMPERARTAPAQPTADIEIVIRRHPQSDSADLMRKESAAPNTGGLAASRAATAPAPSEPLLRTIPADQYEQLKKELASQGTILSEVRTANGQPTTSPTLTVKITFVPAEVAR